A window of the Mus pahari chromosome 1, PAHARI_EIJ_v1.1, whole genome shotgun sequence genome harbors these coding sequences:
- the Rce1 gene encoding CAAX prenyl protease 2 isoform X3 translates to MAALGGDGLRLLSVSRPERQPESAALSGPGPGLCCWVSVFSCFSLACSYVGSLYVWKSELPRDHPAVIKRRFTSVLVVSSLSPLCVLLWRELTGIQPGTSLLTLMGFRLEGIFPAALLPLLLTMILFLGPLMQLSMDCPCDLTDGLKVVLAPRSWARCLSDMRWLRNQVIAPLTEELVFRACMLPMLAPCTGLGPAVFTCPLFFGVAHFHHIIEQLRFRQSSVGSIFLSAASISSVPVLLHCCLRCLYGFPLHPHRTPDRAGSLPLLLQLHGLPCCVCSPGASTEVATAGRLCPWCGALPASASAPDRPQALRQPSSLYAFGTNGSLRDPTVLLTTTLLCTPVNSDGLSSPSLTRNTAREGLAGVPEISGIFVGD, encoded by the exons ATGGCGGCGCTGGGCGGGGACGGGCTGCGTTTACTGTCGGTATCGCGGCCAGAGCGGCAGCCCGAGTCAGCCGCGCTGAGCGGCCCGGGCCCAGGGCTGTGCTGCTGGGTGTCTGtgttctcctgcttcagcctcgcCTGCTCCTACGTGGGCAGCCTCTACGTGTGGAAGAGCGAGCTGCCCAG GGACCACCCCGCTGTTATCAAGCGGCGTTTCACCAGTGTCCTGGTAGTGTCCAGCTTGTCCCCTCTTTGCGTGCTGCTCTGGAGGGAACTCACTGGCATCCAG CCAGGCACATCACTGCTTACCTTGATGGGCTTCAGGCTGGAGGGCATTTTCCCAGCAGcgctgctgcccctgctgctaACTATG ATCCTTTTCCTGGGTCCACTGATGCAGCTCTCTATGGATTGCCCGTGTGACCTGACAGATGGGCTGAAGGTTGTCCTGG CCCCTCGTTCTTGGGCCCGCTGCCTCTCAGACATGCGTTGGCTACGAAACCAAGTTATTGCACCGCTGACAGAGGAGCTGGTGTTCCGGGCTTGCATGCTGCCCATGCTAGCGCCATGCACAGGCCTGGGCCCTGCTGTGTTCACCTGCCCACTCTTTTTTGGAGTCG CCCATTTTCACCACATTATTGAGCAGCTGCGCTTCCGCCAAAGCAGTGTGGGAAGTATCTTCTTGTCTGCAG CCTCCATCTCCAGCGTTCCAGTTCTCCTACACTGCTGTCTTCGGTGCTTATACGGCTTTCCTCTTCATCCGCACAG GACACCTGATAGGGCCGGTTCTCTGCCACTCCTTCTGCAACTACATGGGCTTCCCTGCTGTGTGTGCAGCCCTGGAGCATCCACAGAAGTGGCCACTGCTGGCAGGCTATGCCCTTGGTGTGgggctcttcctgcttctgcttcagccCCTGACAGACCCCAAGCTCTACGGCAGCCTTCCTCTTTGTATGCTTTTGGAACGAACGGGAGCCTCAGAGACCCTACTGTGCTCCTGACCACCACTCTTCTGTGCACTCCAGTGAACTCTGACgggctctccagcccctccttaaCTAGGAATACTGCAAGGGAGGGACTGGCTGGGGTCCCCGAGATCTCAGGAATTTTTGTAGGGGATTGA
- the Rce1 gene encoding CAAX prenyl protease 2 isoform X2, with protein sequence MGFRLEGIFPAALLPLLLTMILFLGPLMQLSMDCPCDLTDGLKVVLAPRSWARCLSDMRWLRNQVIAPLTEELVFRACMLPMLAPCTGLGPAVFTCPLFFGVAHFHHIIEQLRFRQSSVGSIFLSAAFQFSYTAVFGAYTAFLFIRTGHLIGPVLCHSFCNYMGFPAVCAALEHPQKWPLLAGYALGVGLFLLLLQPLTDPKLYGSLPLCMLLERTGASETLLCS encoded by the exons ATGGGCTTCAGGCTGGAGGGCATTTTCCCAGCAGcgctgctgcccctgctgctaACTATG ATCCTTTTCCTGGGTCCACTGATGCAGCTCTCTATGGATTGCCCGTGTGACCTGACAGATGGGCTGAAGGTTGTCCTGG CCCCTCGTTCTTGGGCCCGCTGCCTCTCAGACATGCGTTGGCTACGAAACCAAGTTATTGCACCGCTGACAGAGGAGCTGGTGTTCCGGGCTTGCATGCTGCCCATGCTAGCGCCATGCACAGGCCTGGGCCCTGCTGTGTTCACCTGCCCACTCTTTTTTGGAGTCG CCCATTTTCACCACATTATTGAGCAGCTGCGCTTCCGCCAAAGCAGTGTGGGAAGTATCTTCTTGTCTGCAG CGTTCCAGTTCTCCTACACTGCTGTCTTCGGTGCTTATACGGCTTTCCTCTTCATCCGCACAG GACACCTGATAGGGCCGGTTCTCTGCCACTCCTTCTGCAACTACATGGGCTTCCCTGCTGTGTGTGCAGCCCTGGAGCATCCACAGAAGTGGCCACTGCTGGCAGGCTATGCCCTTGGTGTGgggctcttcctgcttctgcttcagccCCTGACAGACCCCAAGCTCTACGGCAGCCTTCCTCTTTGTATGCTTTTGGAACGAACGGGAGCCTCAGAGACCCTACTGTGCTCCTGA
- the Rce1 gene encoding CAAX prenyl protease 2 isoform X1, with product MAALGGDGLRLLSVSRPERQPESAALSGPGPGLCCWVSVFSCFSLACSYVGSLYVWKSELPRDHPAVIKRRFTSVLVVSSLSPLCVLLWRELTGIQPGTSLLTLMGFRLEGIFPAALLPLLLTMILFLGPLMQLSMDCPCDLTDGLKVVLAPRSWARCLSDMRWLRNQVIAPLTEELVFRACMLPMLAPCTGLGPAVFTCPLFFGVAHFHHIIEQLRFRQSSVGSIFLSAAFQFSYTAVFGAYTAFLFIRTGHLIGPVLCHSFCNYMGFPAVCAALEHPQKWPLLAGYALGVGLFLLLLQPLTDPKLYGSLPLCMLLERTGASETLLCS from the exons ATGGCGGCGCTGGGCGGGGACGGGCTGCGTTTACTGTCGGTATCGCGGCCAGAGCGGCAGCCCGAGTCAGCCGCGCTGAGCGGCCCGGGCCCAGGGCTGTGCTGCTGGGTGTCTGtgttctcctgcttcagcctcgcCTGCTCCTACGTGGGCAGCCTCTACGTGTGGAAGAGCGAGCTGCCCAG GGACCACCCCGCTGTTATCAAGCGGCGTTTCACCAGTGTCCTGGTAGTGTCCAGCTTGTCCCCTCTTTGCGTGCTGCTCTGGAGGGAACTCACTGGCATCCAG CCAGGCACATCACTGCTTACCTTGATGGGCTTCAGGCTGGAGGGCATTTTCCCAGCAGcgctgctgcccctgctgctaACTATG ATCCTTTTCCTGGGTCCACTGATGCAGCTCTCTATGGATTGCCCGTGTGACCTGACAGATGGGCTGAAGGTTGTCCTGG CCCCTCGTTCTTGGGCCCGCTGCCTCTCAGACATGCGTTGGCTACGAAACCAAGTTATTGCACCGCTGACAGAGGAGCTGGTGTTCCGGGCTTGCATGCTGCCCATGCTAGCGCCATGCACAGGCCTGGGCCCTGCTGTGTTCACCTGCCCACTCTTTTTTGGAGTCG CCCATTTTCACCACATTATTGAGCAGCTGCGCTTCCGCCAAAGCAGTGTGGGAAGTATCTTCTTGTCTGCAG CGTTCCAGTTCTCCTACACTGCTGTCTTCGGTGCTTATACGGCTTTCCTCTTCATCCGCACAG GACACCTGATAGGGCCGGTTCTCTGCCACTCCTTCTGCAACTACATGGGCTTCCCTGCTGTGTGTGCAGCCCTGGAGCATCCACAGAAGTGGCCACTGCTGGCAGGCTATGCCCTTGGTGTGgggctcttcctgcttctgcttcagccCCTGACAGACCCCAAGCTCTACGGCAGCCTTCCTCTTTGTATGCTTTTGGAACGAACGGGAGCCTCAGAGACCCTACTGTGCTCCTGA